In Mercurialis annua linkage group LG5, ddMerAnnu1.2, whole genome shotgun sequence, a single genomic region encodes these proteins:
- the LOC126679927 gene encoding bidirectional sugar transporter SWEET2, with protein sequence MSLSELYSFVIGFSDAAGIAGNIFAFALFLSPIATFRRIIRSQSTEQFSGLPYIYALLNCLICLWYGMPLVSPEIILVATVNSIGAVFQFIYIIIFIMHTDKEKKLKMSGLLVGVFTIFAAIVVVSLYVFEPRDRQMFVGYISVFSLISMFASPLCVINLVYKTKSVEFMPFYLSLATFLMSLSFFAYGMLKYDPFIYVPNGIGTILGLIQLALYFYYSNEYGQDSREPLLASYA encoded by the exons ATGAGTTTGTCTGAGTTGTATTCGTTTGTCATAGGTTTCAGTGATGCTGCCGGGATTGCtg GGAACATCTTTGCTTTTGCTCTATTTTTGTCACCCAT AGCAACATTTAGGAGAATTATTAGAAGCCAATCTACAGAACAGTTTTCAGGGTTGCCTTACATATATGCCCTCTTGAACTGTTTGATCTGCCTCTGGTATGGCATGCCTCTCGTATCACCCGAGATTATATTGGTTGCAACGGTTAATTCAATTGGGGCAGTTTTTCAGTTTATCTACATTATCATATTCATCATGCATACCGATAAAGAAAAAAAG CTAAAGATGTCAGGACTACTGGTTGGAGTTTTTACAATATTTGCTGCGATAGTAGTTGTGAGCTTATATGTTTTTGAGCCTCGTGATAGACAAATGTTTGTCGGATATATAAGTGTTTTTTCTCTCATTTCCATGTTTGCTTCCCCACTTTGTGTCATT AATTTGGTGTATAAAACAAAGAGTGTCGAGTTCATGCCGTTCTATCTCTCACTTGCAACCTTTTTGATGAGTCTTTCTTTCTTTGCATACGGAATGTTGAAGTATGATCCGTTCATTTAT GTCCCTAATGGTATTGGAACAATTCTGGGGCTAATACAACTGGCGCTATACTTTTATTATAGCAACGAATACGGCCAAGATTCCAGAGAACCGTTGTTAGCATCCTATGCCTAA
- the LOC126681311 gene encoding uncharacterized protein LOC126681311, producing the protein MAVRGESGMKAMSVNGVKIYSITSQQQSVASWLNPKKQRALRKDKEYQKKVELLEDLRFETATSKIKVTPDGEYIILSGIYPPQFKVYEVRELSMKFERHMDSEIIDFQILDDDYSKLAFLCADRTVSLHAKYGKHYNLRIPRMGRDIAYDCWSCDLFCAASSPDLYRINLEQGRFLSSLNTQSPALNVVCRSKLHGLVACGGEDGAVECFDMRMRSSAGRIDAVAPAGDDDQEVTALEFDDDGGFLMAVGSSSGKVLLYDLRSSHPIRIKDHMYGSPILDIKWHRSLNSERDKLITTDSHVVRIWDPETGDGMTSIEPTAGKINDICVYNESGLMLLALDCSQIPSYFIPSLGPAPKWCSSLETLTEELEEKPEMTIYDNYKFLTKEDLTKLSLTNLIGTNLLRAYMHGFFIDYRLYKKAKAIADPFAYEDYIEQQKQKKLDEIHASRITIRRKLPKVNAKFAATILEKEETENEKKDADVDETKRPSKKKKGLGSEIFKDDRFGLLFANEDFEIDEKSHEYMALHPMATQKQPTLVEEHFEPIMDDEDQNSSDAATSEDELGNDKIKMRKTSRTPRLFEVKDERHAEAFWNRESLKNEDSLLLGERVAAQGGDRKTSGFSKNVKFGPGGSREISFISRSSAKYKEDDGDRESRGEKKRGVQSLGLKSGRPSFGGGRGGRGGRGGGRGRGSRGRGRGGGRGGGGRGRR; encoded by the exons ATGGCGGTTCGAGGAGAATCCGGCATGAAGGCGATGTCCGTTAACGGAGTTAAAATCTATTCTATTACATCTCAGCAACAGTCTGTTGCCTCATGGCTTAATCCCAAAAAACAACGAGCTCTTCGCAAAGATAAAG AATATCAGAAAAAAGTGGAGTTGCTTGAGGATTTGAGGTTTGAAACAGCTACGTCGAAAATTAAAGTTACTCCTGATGGCGAGTATATCATCTTATCAG GAATATATCCACCTCAATTTAAAGTGTATGAGGTCAGAGAATTGTCGATGAAATTTGAAAGACATATGGATTCTGAGATTATTGACTTTCAG ATACTGGATGATGATTATTCAAAGCTTGCATTCTTATGCGCTGATCGTACTGTTTCCCTGCATGCAAAATATGGGAAACATTACAACTTGAGGATTCCAAG GATGGGAAGGGATATCGCTTATGATTGCTGGTCTTGTGACTTATTTTGTGCTGCTTCATCTCCAGATCTATATCGGATCAATTTAGAGCAG GGCCGATTTCTATCTTCACTCAACACACAATCACCAGCCCTGAATGTAGTTTGTCGGAG CAAGCTTCATGGGTTGGTTGCTTGTGGTGGTGAGGATGGTGCTGTAGAATGTTTTGATATGAGAATGAGATCTTCAGCTGGTAGAATTGATGCTGTTGCACCTGCTGGTGATGATGACCAG GAAGTCACTGCATTAGAGTTTGATGACGACGGAGGCTTCCTCATGGCTGTTGGAAGTAGCAGTGGGAAG GTGCTGCTCTATGATCTGCGATCCTCACACCCCATACGAATTAAGGATCATAT GTATGGAAGCCCAATTTTGGACATTAAATGGCATCGTAGTCTCAATTCTGAACGGGATAAGCTAATCACTACAGATTCCCATGTAGTCAGAATTTGGGATCCAGAGACG GGAGATGGCATGACTAGCATTGAACCTACAGCAGGAAAAATAAATGATATTTGCGTGTATAATGAGAGTGGTCTGATGCTGCTAGCTTTAGACTGTAGCCAAATACCATCTTACTTCATTCCTTCTTTAGGACCTGCTCCTAAGTGGTGCTCTTCTCTCGAAACTCTAACG GAAGAGCTGGAGGAGAAACCAGAGATGACCATATATGACAATTACAAATTTTTGACAAAAGAGGATCTTACAAAATTGAGTTTGACAAATTTGATTGGGACCAATCTTTTAAGAGCCTACATGCACGGTTTCTTCATCGATTATCGACTGTACAAAAAG GCCAAAGCAATTGCAGATCCTTTTGCTTATGAAGATTACATAGAACAGCAGAAGCAGAAGAAACTAGACGAAATTCATGCTTCTCGAATCACG ATTAGGAGAAAATTACCCAAGGTTAATGCCAAGTTTGCAGCTACAATCCTCGAAAAGGAAGAAACTGAGAATGAAAAGAAGGACGCCGATGTTGATGAAACCAAAAGACCATCCAAGAAAAAGAAAGGACTTGGCAGTGAGATATTCAAAGATGATAGATTTGGATTGCTTTTTGCAAATGAG GACTTTGAGATTGATGAGAAGTCACACGAATACATGGCGCTGCATCCTATGGCTACCCAGAAACAACCCACTTTGGTAGAGGAGCATTTTGAACCTATAATGGACGATGAAGACCAGAATTCAAGTGATGCTGCGACTTCAGAAGATGAGCTGGGCAATGATAAGATCAAAATGAGAAAGACTTCACGAACTCCAAG ATTATTTGAAGTCAAGGATGAGAGGCACGCCGAGGCATTCTGGAATcgtgaatcgctaaaaaatgaagATTCTCTTCTACTAGGAGAAAGGGTGGCAGCTCAAGGTGGTGACCGGAAGACTTCTGGATTTTCAAAGAATGTGAAGTTTGGACCAGGAGGATCACGAGAGATCTCCTTCATTTCTAGAAGCTCAGCCAAGTACAAGGAGGATGACGGGGACAGAGAAAGTCGGGGTGAAAAGAAGCGAGGAGTCCAGTCTTTAGGGCTGAAGTCAGGCAGACCATCATTCGGAGGAGGTCGTGGTGGTCGaggtggtcgaggtggaggccGTGGAAGAGGCAGTCggggcagaggtagaggtggaGGTAGAGGTGGAGGTGGAAGGGGCAGGCGGTAA
- the LOC126682388 gene encoding protein S40-1-like yields MAEEFQESEVIFSDYHNDDKRILFWNEELATDLENSSRRGKKKKQKKSNFSSSSSSSSSIPVNIPSNVFRFSNGDELLFDDEDFDDEDEELVPPHVIIGRRIQGKMAFSVCTGNGRTLKGRDLSEVRNSILKLTGFLEA; encoded by the coding sequence atggcAGAAGAATTTCAAGAATCGGAGGTTATTTTCTCCGACTACCACAACGACGACAAAAGAATCTTATTTTGGAATGAAGAATTAGCAACGGATCTTGAAAACTCTTCTAGGAGAGGAAAGAAAAAGAAGCAAAAGAAATCTAATTTTTCGTCTTCGTCTTCATCTTCGTCGTCTATTCCGGTTAATATTCCGAGCAATGTGTTCCGATTTTCCAACGGCGACGAGCTTTTATTCGACGACGAGGATTTTGACGACGAAGATGAAGAATTGGTGCCGCCACATGTTATTATTGGAAGGAGAATTCAAGGGAAAATGGCGTTTTCTGTGTGTACTGGAAATGGGAGAACATTAAAAGGAAGGGATTTGAGTGAGGTTAGAAATTCAATTCTTAAGTTGACTGGATTTTTAGAAGCTTGA
- the LOC130015465 gene encoding uncharacterized protein LOC130015465, translating to MSYSLTSYYAIAIQLIESFEEVELVHVPREENWEADELSQLASGLRLSEELTHRLVMVQRKTHPSIFKRGVQLDIFNIDDNLVQDWRRDIKKYLENPSKKMMYKVRVRAVNYVLIEDVLYRRGFDNLLLRCLGTTEALEVMKQTHEGVCGAHQSGVKMRWLIRRHGYFWPSILKDCMTFAKGCQSCQRYGNIQRLPAAELKSVIKPWPFRGWAIDLIVLPMEVVVRSLRVAKQNHLTPEDYNETMMMELENLEEGRLQALNNMIIQKKKVSRSYNKKVRPKTFQEDELVWKLILPPGTKDREYGKWSTNWEGPFLVHKVMKGNAYWLSSLEGEPHRKFINGKYLKKYTPTIWEKYNLEMT from the exons ATGAGTTACTCTTTAACTTCTTATTATGCTATTGCTATACAGTTAATAGAGAGTTTTGAAGAGGTTGAATTAGTACATGTTCCTAGAGAGGAAAATTGGGAGGCCGATGAATTATCACAGCTAGCATCTGGCCTACGTCTGTCGGAGGAGTTAACTCACCGACTAGTAATGGTACAAAGAAAAACTCacccttcaatttttaaaagaggAGTACAACtagatattttcaatattgatGATAACTTAGTACAGGATTGGAGGAGAGACATTAAAAAGTACCTGGAGAATCCTAGCAAGAAGATGATGTATAAAGTAAGAGTGAGAGCTGTTAACTACGTGCTCATAGAAGATGTTTTATACAGAAGAGGATTCGACAACCTATTGCTAAGATGCCTTGGAACTACAGAGGCACTAGAGGTCATGAAACAAACTCATGAAGGAGTTTGTGGAGCACATCAATCCGGAGTGAAAATGAGATGGCTGATCCGAAGACATGGTTACTTCTGGCCATCTATCCTAAAAGATTGCATGACTTTTGCAAAGGGTTGTCAATCGTGCCAAAGGTATGGAAACATACAAAGACTTCCAGCTGCTGAGTTGAAGTCTGTCATCAAACCATGGCCATTCAGAGGTTGGGCCATAGATTTGATAG TGTTACCCATGGAGGTGGTGGTGAGGTCATTGAGAGTAGCTAAGCAGAATCATTTGACTCCAGAAGATTACAATGAAACCATGATGATGGAGTTAGAAAATCTAGAAGAAGGGAGACTTCAGGCTTtaaacaacatgataatacagaAGAAGAAAGTCTCCAGAAGCTACAACAAGAAAGTTAGACCTAAGACATTTCAAGAAGATGAGCTAGTATGGAAGTTGATCTTACCCCCTGGTACTAAAGATAGAGAATATGGGAAATGGTCTACTAATTGGGAAGGGCCATTCTTAGTCCACAAGGTGATGAAGGGGAATGCGTACTGGCTATCAAGTCTAGAGGGTGAGCCTCatagaaaatttattaatgGAAAGTACTTGAAGAAATACACTCCCACCATCTGGGAGAAATACAACTTAGAAATGActtaa
- the LOC126682069 gene encoding uncharacterized protein LOC126682069 produces the protein MKPLGLINAPVACKVSYFIDAPSATWDRDKLAASFSSQEVSDILKIPLSRRLPPDKVFWYPNKNGFYTVKSGYYKACAIINRESASSSSSAITSNEIWKRIWNCSIQPKIKHFLWRICHGALPCTDNLVKRSVPVLNCCPRCGVSPENDLHALKNCDEVRGIWLLSPLSLRSDSFQASSMVERMNHMFTSLKGEDIQTFLTCLWVIWNDHNNIVFNNKRVPLPLLFRCVSEFSSINSGSRGRHRTTPENVSWKAPPANAFKVNSDAAVALHRNMSVAATVCRDATGKVLKCGVKILHGIVDVELAEAQGIMLGLQMAITIPGLKMVVESDALNVIHRLQHPSLFLDNIQLVIEDCLDLVKDADVVFQHVRRNDNTVAHTLAKWGVFFDSDKLFDGEISFPVNELIILTS, from the coding sequence ATGAAGCCTCTCGGTCTGATTAATGCTCCGGTTGCGTGCAAAGTTAGTTATTTCATCGACGCCCCATCGGCTACGTGGGATAGAGACAAGTTAGCTGCAAGTTTCTCTTCTCAGGAGGTCTCGGATATACTGAAAATTCCCTTAAGCAGAAGGCTCCCCCCTGACAAGGTATTTTGGTATCCGAACAAGAATGGGTTTTATACGGTAAAATCTGGTTATTATAAGGCGTGTGCGATTATTAATAGAGAGTCTGCGAGCTCTTCTTCTTCTGCTATTACTAGTAATGAGATATGGAAAAGGATTTGGAACTGCTCTATTCAACCTAAGATTAAACACTTCCTTTGGAGGATATGTCATGGTGCTCTTCCTTGTACTGATAATCTAGTAAAGCGTTCAGTCCCAGTTTTGAATTGCTGCCCGCGCTGTGGTGTTTCGCCTGAAAACGACCTCCATGCTCTCAAGAATTGTGATGAAGTCAGAGGTATTTGGCTTCTCTCCCCGCTGAGTTTAAGATCAGACTCGTTCCAAGCTTCGTCTATGGTGGAACGGATGAATCATATGTTTACTTCGTTGAAAGGAGAAGACATACAAACATTCCTAACTTGCCTTTGGGTCATTTGGAATGATCACAACAACATTGTCTTCAATAACAAAAGGGTGCCTCTCCCATTGCTGTTTCGTTGCGTATCTGAATTCAGTAGTATCAACTCAGGTAGTCGAGGTCGGCACCGTACCACACCTGAAAATGTTTCTTGGAAAGCTCCTCCGGCCAACGCTTTTAAGGTCAATTCTGATGCAGCGGTGGCTCTTCACAGGAACATGTCAGTTGCTGCTACAGTTTGCAGGGATGCGACAGGGAAGGTACTTAAGTGCGGGGTGAAAATATTGCATGGGATTGTCGACGTGGAACTGGCTGAAGCCCAGGGTATCATGCTAGGGTTGCAGATGGCTATTACGATTCCTGGTTTGAAGATGGTTGTAGAATCTGATGCCTTAAATGTTATTCACAGATTGCAGCACCCGAGCTTGTTCTTAGACAATATTCAGCTTGTTATTGAAGATTGTTTGGACTTAGTTAAGGATGCAGACGTGGTTTTTCAGCATGTCCGGAGAAATGATAACACGGTTGCCCACACCCTAGCTAAATGGGGCGTCTTCTTTGATAGTGATAAACTTTTTGACGGTGAAATTTCTTTCCCGGTCAATGAGCTTATAATTTTGACTTCTTAA
- the LOC126683358 gene encoding exonuclease 1: MGIHGLLPLLKSIMVPIHVKELDGCSVAIDTYSWLHKGALSCSTQLCKGLPTSRHIDYCMHRVNLLRHYGVKPILVFDGGLLPMKIEQENKRGRSRKENLARAIEHESNGNSKAAYECYQKAVDISPSIAHELIQVLKRENISYVVAPYEADAQMTFLAVGKQVDAVITEDSDLIPFGCPRIIFKMDKYGQGVEFHYSRIKLNKELSFVGFTHEMVLQMCILSGCDYLPSLPGMGLKRAHALITKFKSYDKVIKHLKYSTASVPPLYEESFRQAIMTFQHQRVYDPITEDIVHLSALADNLVDNLDFLGPLIPQHIAKGIADGDLDPFTQMPFEGESASSAMVLRRTTEIKSVKPESGRKKIDLPVQKNLLTKYFCFASLEAKRQFRTPRTSPINPTLVEKSSLAPKENCSLAVGSSIIHSSSASPLGSGNTEITTPDENLESGASEDLDYSEYRMHGMINETRSSEPTLPQQPGNSMHESPQALLRECDSKSVSMPSVVPDVRSAENKKAIIRSSYFKHKPMDDIVEDDKEDKSLVKNYGSTDSCDKIIVKSSYKTRTADNKITVRSSYFRHKSVNKNDEINMPERQLVEDDAATDIDVKENTILESASCENNSIATKRKISPNDTVQRENMKSKHMRADASLSEDGCDAPDRDETFEGTMAEGGKFGSNISHLNRYSGIAEKSMEKFVSVISSFKFPSSGSRASGLRAPLRDIRNTCTSRSDIDADFSRFAYVPKDKKASAPLRRR, translated from the exons ATGGGAATACATGGTCTATTACCTCTCTTAAAATCGATAATGGTGCCCATTCACGTGAAGGAATTAGATGGCTGCAGTGTTGCCATTGATACTTATTCTTGGCTCCATAAAGGAGCTTTGTCTTGCAGTACCCAGCTCTGTAAAGGATTACCCACCTCCAG GCACATTGATTACTGCATGCATAGAGTGAATTTGCTGCGGCATTATGGCGTTAAACCTATTCTTGTCTTTGATGGTGGTCTTCTACCGATGAAGATTGAACAAGAGAATAAGCGTGGAAG ATCAAGGAAAGAGAATTTAGCACGTGCTATTGAGCACGAATCAAATGGAAACTCAAAAGCTGCTTATGAGTGCTACCAGAAGGCTGTTGATATTTCACCTTCAATTGCTCATGAATTAATCCAG GTTTTGAAGCGGGAGAACATTTCTTATGTTGTGGCTCCTTATGAGGCTGATGCCCAAATGACCTTCTTGGCAGTCGGCAAACAAGTTGATGCTGTAATTACTGAGGATTCTGACTTAATACCATTTGGCTGTCCTAGA attatatttaaaatggaCAAGTATGGGCAAGGTGTTGAGTTCCATTATTCCCGGATAAAGCTGAACAAAGAGTTAAGTTTTGTTGGATTCACCCATGAAATGGTTCTTCAGATGTGCATTTTAAGTGGTTGTGACTATTTGCCGTCACTGCCGGGAATGGGGCTTAAAAGGGCTCATGCACTAATCACAAAGTTCAAAAGTTATGACAAG GTAATTAAGCACCTGAAATATAGCACAGCTTCTGTTCCTCCCCTTTATGAAGAGTCCTTCAGGCAAGCAATCATGACCTTCCAGCACCAAAGGGTGTATGATCCTATCACTGAAGATATTGTTCACTTGTCAGCTTTAGCAGACAATCTTGTTGACAATTTGGACTTTTTAGGCCC ATTGATACCACAGCATATAGCTAAAGGTATAGCAGATGGTGATCTGGATCCATTTACCCAAATGCCATTCGAG GGAGAAAGTGCTAGTTCCGCAATGGTACTCAGAAGAACTACTGAAATTAAAAGTGTTAAACCTGAAAGTGGAAGAAAAAAGATAGATTTGCCCGTGCAGAAGAATCTCCTAACCAAGTATTTCT GCTTTGCATCTCTCGAAGCAAAGAGACAATTCAGGACACCTCGAACATCACCAATAAATCCAACTCTAGTAGAAAAATCCTCTCTTGCTCCCAAGGAAAACTGCAGTCTAGCAGTTGGTTCAAGTATAATTCACAGCTCTTCAGCATCACCACTTGGCTCTGGAAATACAGAAATCACCACGCCTGATGAAAAT TTGGAAAGTGgtgcctctgaagatctggatTATTCAGAGTATCGAATGCATG GCATGATTAATGAGACGAGAAGTTCAGAACCTACTTTGCCCCAGCAACCTGGGAATTCAATGCATGAATCTCCTCAAGCATTACTAAGGGAGTGCGATAGTAAGAGTGTTTCCATGCCGAGTGTAGTTCCAGATGTAAGAAGCGCAGAGAATAAAAAGGCCATTATACGAAGCTCTTATTTTAAGCACAAGCCAATGGACGACATTGTTGAAGATGATAAAGAAGACAAGTCCCTAGTGAAGAATTATGGTTCCACCGATTCATGCGATAAAATCATAGTCAAGAGTTCTTATAAGACAAGAACAGCAGACAACAAGATCACCGTGAGGAGCTCTTATTTTCGGCACAAATCAGTAAACAAGAATGATGAAATAAATATGCCTGAAAGACAATTAGTTGAGGATGATGCAGCAACAGATATTGATGTAAAAGAGAATACCATTCTTGAAAGTGCTTCTTGTGAGAATAACAGCATTGCAACGAAAAGGAAGATCTCCCCAAATGACACTGTCCAGAGA GAGAATATGAAATCCAAACACATGCGAGCAGATGCATCGCTTTCTGAAGATG GCTGCGATGCTCCGGATCGTGATGAAACATTTGAGGGAACAATGGCAGAAGGAGGAAAGTTTGGATCAAACATTTCACACTTAAATCGTTATAGTGGCATAGCAGAGAAATCAATGGAGAAATTTGTTTCAGTCATATCTTCTTTTAAATTCCCCTCATCTGGTTCTCGTGCTAGCGGTCTTCGTGCCCCTCTCAGAGATATTCGAAACACGTGTACCAGTAG GTCAGACATTGACGCAGATTTTAGTCGTTTTGCTTATGTACCAAAGGACAAAAAGGCGAGTGCACCATTGCGACGACGCTGA